A single Streptomyces sp. Edi2 DNA region contains:
- a CDS encoding CDP-alcohol phosphatidyltransferase family protein: MEVQETRVQTDRVLTIPNILSMARLVGVPVFLWLILWPEFGGPNADLWALLILALSGVSDYLDGKLARRWNQISSLGRILDPAADRLYILSTLVGLTWREILPLWLTAALLARELMLLIAVGFLGRHRYGPPQVNFLGKAATFNLMYAFPLLLLSDRRGWLHELATVFGWAFAGWGTALYWWAGILYVVQVRRIIRADAATAD; encoded by the coding sequence GTGGAGGTCCAGGAGACGCGGGTCCAGACGGATCGCGTCCTCACCATCCCGAATATCCTGAGCATGGCGCGCCTCGTCGGCGTGCCGGTGTTCCTGTGGCTGATCCTGTGGCCGGAATTCGGTGGCCCGAACGCTGATCTCTGGGCGCTCCTGATCCTCGCCCTGAGCGGCGTCAGCGACTACCTGGACGGCAAACTCGCCCGGCGCTGGAACCAGATCAGCAGTCTCGGGCGCATCCTCGACCCGGCTGCCGACCGCCTCTACATCCTGTCGACCCTCGTCGGTCTGACGTGGCGCGAGATCCTGCCGCTCTGGCTGACCGCGGCCCTGCTGGCACGGGAGCTGATGCTGCTCATCGCGGTCGGATTCCTCGGACGCCACCGTTACGGGCCTCCCCAGGTGAACTTCCTGGGCAAAGCGGCTACGTTCAACTTGATGTATGCCTTCCCGTTGCTCCTCCTGAGCGACCGGAGGGGCTGGCTTCACGAACTCGCCACAGTTTTCGGATGGGCGTTCGCAGGATGGGGTACGGCGCTCTACTGGTGGGCAGGGATCCTCTACGTGGTCCAGG
- a CDS encoding PTS glucose transporter subunit IIA — MTTVTSPLAGRAIGLAAVPDPVFSGAMVGPGTAIDPVREPSAAVSPVDGVLVSLHPHAFVVVDSEGHGVLTHLGIDTVQLNGEGFELLVNKGDSVARGQEIVRWNPAAVEEAGKSPVCPVVALEATADSLGEVSEAGDIKAGDQLFSWQ, encoded by the coding sequence ATGACCACCGTGACGTCCCCTCTTGCCGGACGCGCCATCGGACTCGCGGCTGTGCCCGATCCGGTGTTCTCCGGAGCGATGGTGGGTCCCGGTACCGCCATCGATCCGGTGCGTGAGCCGTCTGCTGCGGTTTCGCCCGTGGACGGCGTTCTCGTATCGCTGCACCCGCACGCGTTCGTCGTCGTCGACTCCGAGGGGCACGGTGTGCTCACCCACCTCGGTATCGACACCGTTCAGCTCAATGGCGAGGGCTTCGAGCTGCTCGTGAACAAGGGTGACAGCGTCGCTCGTGGGCAGGAGATCGTGCGCTGGAACCCGGCCGCGGTCGAGGAGGCCGGTAAGTCGCCGGTGTGCCCGGTCGTTGCGCTGGAGGCCACCGCCGATTCGCTCGGTGAGGTCAGCGAGGCCGGCGATATCAAGGCGGGCGACCAGCTCTTCTCCTGGCAGTAG
- the ptsP gene encoding phosphoenolpyruvate--protein phosphotransferase, giving the protein METTLRGVGVSHGVAIGEVRHMGTAVLEPPAKQIPADEAEREQGRARQAVEAVAADLIARGNLAGGEAQAVLEAQALMAQDPELIADVERRIAVGSTAERGVYDAFAAYRALLAGAGEYLAGRVADLDDVRNRIVARLLGVPMPGVPDSDEPYVLIARDLAPADTALLDPTLVLGFVTEEGGPTSHSAILARALGVPAIVALPGAGELVEGTVIAVDGSTGEVFVEPGAEKRAALEQAAAERRAALASSSGPGATSDGHKVPLLANVGGPGDVPAAVEAGAEGVGLFRTEFLFLDDSKKAPSEEKQVEAYRTVLEAFPEGRVVVRVLDAGADKPLEFLTPGDEPNPALGVRGLRTLLDHPDVLRTQLTALARAAEGLPVYLEVMAPMVADRIDAKAFADACREAGLRAKFGAMVEIPSAALRARSILQEVEFLSLGTNDLAQYTFAADRQVGAVSRLQDPWQPALLDLVAASAEAAKAEGKSCGVCGEAASDPLLACVLTGLGVTSLSMGAASIPYVRATLSKHTLAQCERAAAAARAADTADDARAAAQAVLSGE; this is encoded by the coding sequence ATGGAGACAACGCTGCGAGGCGTCGGCGTCAGCCACGGGGTGGCGATCGGCGAGGTGCGGCACATGGGCACGGCGGTCCTGGAGCCGCCGGCCAAGCAGATTCCGGCGGACGAGGCGGAGCGCGAACAGGGGCGTGCCCGCCAGGCCGTGGAGGCTGTCGCCGCTGACCTGATAGCGCGGGGGAACCTGGCGGGCGGCGAGGCGCAGGCCGTGCTGGAGGCCCAGGCCCTGATGGCTCAGGACCCGGAGCTGATCGCAGATGTCGAGCGGCGGATCGCCGTCGGCTCCACCGCCGAGCGCGGGGTGTACGACGCGTTCGCCGCCTACCGGGCGCTGCTTGCGGGTGCCGGTGAGTACCTCGCGGGCCGGGTGGCCGACCTCGATGATGTGCGCAACCGGATCGTCGCCCGGCTGCTGGGTGTGCCGATGCCGGGTGTGCCGGACAGCGACGAGCCGTATGTGCTGATCGCGCGGGACCTGGCGCCGGCCGACACCGCGCTGCTGGACCCGACGCTGGTGCTCGGGTTCGTGACCGAGGAGGGCGGGCCGACCAGCCACAGCGCGATTCTTGCGCGGGCGCTGGGGGTGCCGGCCATCGTCGCGCTCCCGGGCGCGGGCGAACTCGTCGAGGGCACCGTCATCGCCGTCGACGGCAGCACCGGTGAGGTCTTTGTCGAGCCGGGTGCCGAGAAGCGGGCGGCGCTGGAGCAGGCCGCTGCGGAGCGGCGGGCGGCGCTGGCGTCGTCGTCCGGTCCGGGTGCCACGTCCGACGGGCACAAGGTGCCGCTGCTGGCGAATGTCGGTGGTCCCGGTGATGTGCCCGCGGCGGTCGAGGCCGGGGCGGAAGGCGTCGGGCTCTTCCGTACGGAGTTCCTGTTCCTGGACGACAGCAAGAAGGCTCCGTCCGAGGAGAAGCAGGTCGAGGCGTACCGGACGGTGCTGGAGGCGTTTCCTGAGGGACGCGTGGTCGTGCGCGTTCTCGACGCCGGGGCCGATAAGCCGCTGGAGTTCCTGACGCCGGGCGATGAGCCGAACCCCGCGCTGGGTGTGCGGGGACTGCGGACCCTGCTCGACCATCCGGATGTGCTGCGTACGCAGCTCACGGCGCTGGCCAGGGCGGCCGAGGGGCTGCCGGTCTACCTCGAGGTCATGGCGCCGATGGTGGCGGACCGGATCGACGCCAAGGCGTTCGCGGATGCCTGCCGGGAGGCCGGGCTGCGGGCGAAGTTCGGGGCGATGGTGGAGATTCCGTCCGCGGCGCTCCGGGCACGGTCGATTCTTCAGGAGGTGGAGTTCCTTTCGCTGGGGACCAACGACCTGGCGCAGTACACCTTCGCCGCCGACCGTCAGGTGGGTGCCGTCTCGCGTCTGCAGGACCCCTGGCAGCCGGCGCTGCTGGACCTGGTGGCGGCTTCGGCCGAGGCGGCGAAGGCCGAGGGCAAGAGCTGTGGTGTGTGTGGTGAGGCGGCCTCCGATCCGCTGTTGGCGTGTGTGCTGACGGGGCTCGGTGTCACCAGCCTTTCGATGGGGGCGGCGTCGATTCCGTACGTACGGGCGACGTTGTCCAAGCACACGCTGGCGCAGTGCGAGCGGGCGGCGGCCGCGGCGCGTGCCGCGGACACCGCCGACGATGCGCGGGCTGCCGCGCAGGCGGTGCTCTCCGGGGAGTGA
- a CDS encoding acetoacetate--CoA ligase, which yields MTTAPQSAPQPEPLWQPGPDRIAGAQVTRFHTWAAAHHGAPAPTPGDPATSYAALHRWSVGDLPAFWQATAEWFDVRFATPYETVLADRAMPGARWFPGATLNYAEHALRAAEDPARAGDPALLYVDETQEPTPVSWTELRAQVGSLAAELRRLGVRPGDRVSAYVPNIPQAVVALLASAAVGAVWTSCAPDFGARSVLDRFQQIEPVVLFTVDGYRYGGKEHDRRDTVAELRAELPTLRAVVHIPLLGTPAPEGALNWSDLTSKDTEPVFEQVPFGHPLWVLYSSGTTGLPKAIVQSQGGILLEHLKQTGLHCDLGPDDRFFWYTSTGWMMWNFLVAGLLVGSTIVLYDGSPGHPDISAQWRVAETTRATVFGTSAAYVMACRKAGIHPARDLDLSAVTCVATTGSPLPPDGFRWLHDSFAESGADLWTASVSGGTDVCSCFAGAVPTLPVHIGELQAACLGTDLQAWDPQGKPVIDEVGELVVTNPMPSMPTRFWNDPDGTRYHDSYFDMYPGVWRHGDWITITSRGSVVIHGRSDSTLNRQGVRMGSADIYEAVERLPEIRESLVIGLELPDGGYWMPLFVHLAPGATLDDALRDRIKRTIREQLSPRHVPDDIIEAPGVPHTLTGKRIEVPVKRLLQGTPLDKAVNPGSVDNLELLRFYEQVARDRTADSAL from the coding sequence ATGACCACCGCACCGCAGTCCGCCCCGCAGCCGGAACCCCTCTGGCAACCAGGCCCGGACCGGATCGCCGGCGCACAGGTCACCCGCTTCCACACCTGGGCCGCCGCACACCACGGCGCGCCCGCACCCACCCCCGGCGACCCCGCCACGAGCTACGCCGCCCTGCACCGCTGGTCCGTCGGCGACCTCCCCGCCTTCTGGCAGGCCACCGCCGAGTGGTTCGACGTCCGCTTCGCCACCCCGTACGAAACCGTCCTCGCCGACCGCGCGATGCCCGGCGCCCGCTGGTTCCCCGGCGCCACCCTCAACTACGCCGAGCACGCCCTGCGCGCCGCCGAGGACCCGGCCCGCGCCGGCGACCCCGCGCTGCTGTACGTCGACGAGACCCAGGAGCCCACCCCGGTCAGCTGGACGGAACTGCGCGCCCAGGTCGGCTCGCTGGCCGCCGAACTCCGCCGCCTCGGTGTCCGTCCCGGCGACCGGGTCAGCGCCTATGTCCCCAACATCCCGCAGGCCGTCGTCGCGCTCCTCGCCTCCGCCGCGGTCGGCGCCGTGTGGACCTCCTGCGCCCCCGACTTCGGCGCCCGCAGCGTGCTGGACCGCTTCCAGCAGATCGAACCCGTCGTCCTGTTCACCGTCGACGGCTACCGCTACGGCGGCAAGGAGCACGACCGCCGCGACACCGTCGCCGAACTCCGCGCCGAACTGCCCACCCTGCGCGCCGTCGTCCACATCCCGCTGCTCGGCACCCCCGCCCCCGAAGGCGCCCTGAACTGGTCGGACCTGACCTCTAAGGACACCGAACCGGTCTTCGAACAGGTCCCCTTCGGCCACCCGCTGTGGGTCCTGTATTCCTCCGGCACCACCGGCCTGCCCAAGGCCATCGTCCAGTCCCAGGGCGGCATCCTGCTCGAACACCTCAAGCAGACCGGCCTGCACTGCGACCTCGGCCCCGACGACCGGTTCTTCTGGTACACCTCCACCGGCTGGATGATGTGGAACTTCCTCGTCGCCGGCCTCCTGGTGGGCTCCACGATCGTGCTCTACGACGGCAGCCCGGGCCACCCCGACATCTCCGCCCAGTGGCGGGTCGCCGAAACCACCCGCGCCACCGTCTTCGGCACCTCCGCCGCCTACGTCATGGCCTGCCGCAAGGCCGGCATCCACCCGGCCCGCGACCTCGACCTCTCCGCCGTCACCTGCGTCGCCACCACCGGCTCCCCGCTCCCGCCGGACGGCTTCCGCTGGCTGCACGACTCCTTCGCGGAGAGCGGCGCCGACCTGTGGACCGCCTCCGTCAGCGGCGGCACCGACGTCTGCAGCTGCTTCGCCGGCGCCGTCCCCACCCTCCCCGTGCACATCGGCGAACTCCAGGCCGCCTGTCTGGGCACCGACCTGCAGGCCTGGGACCCCCAGGGCAAACCGGTCATCGACGAGGTCGGCGAACTCGTCGTCACCAACCCCATGCCCTCCATGCCCACCCGCTTCTGGAACGACCCCGACGGCACCCGCTACCACGACAGCTACTTCGACATGTACCCCGGCGTCTGGCGGCACGGCGACTGGATCACCATCACCTCCCGCGGCAGCGTCGTCATCCACGGCCGCTCCGACTCCACCCTCAACCGCCAGGGCGTCCGGATGGGCTCCGCCGACATCTACGAAGCCGTCGAACGGCTCCCGGAGATCCGCGAATCCCTGGTCATCGGCCTGGAACTGCCCGACGGCGGCTACTGGATGCCACTCTTCGTCCACCTCGCCCCCGGCGCCACCCTCGACGACGCCCTGCGCGACCGCATCAAACGGACCATCCGCGAACAGCTCTCGCCCCGCCATGTCCCCGACGACATCATCGAAGCCCCCGGCGTCCCGCACACCCTCACCGGCAAGCGCATCGAGGTCCCCGTCAAGCGCCTCCTCCAGGGCACCCCGCTCGACAAGGCCGTCAACCCCGGCTCCGTCGACAACCTCGAACTGCTCCGGTTCTACGAGCAGGTGGCCCGCGACCGCACCGCCGACAGCGCGCTGTAG
- a CDS encoding TIM-barrel domain-containing protein, translating into MDGRDLLGRSVRMIKAVGPAQGLRSVRTAWRARRADALALPRHSAERARVPGAARGAEPQPGGGLIHFERSSLRVRVASGGAVFCGWEGAGPEPSYALAGACPEVDARAVLEPDTEGGWRVVSERVLVVVSRHGAVEVRTPGGAVLRRELPPRWWDRTAVEGADGRPDGGASRWVQRAQVAADARFFGLGGRAHGPRLRDGAYRLWNTDPGGAFAPGDDPLSLTMPVQLVVADAGTHLVFHDNSWDGRVTLREGAEGAGSGHDRPGTCEVRMDGGPLRYWVLAGTPARVLQGWTALTGAPALPPQWALGYQHARWGFGGQAEVRRVVAGYQERGLPLSAVHLDIDHYDRHRVFTVDRQRYPDLPGLARELRADGVRLVSIVDPAVKAEPGDTVYEGGAAADAFVRDARGREVRGEAWPGESVYPDFTDARARKWWGALYAERLAQGFAGVWHDMNEPVSFAAFGERTLPRSARHALEGRGGDHREAHNIYGLAMAQAGFEGLCELRPAERPFLFSRSGWAGLQRYGGSWSGDVATGWAGLRASLSLVLGLGLCGVPYSGPDIGGFSGVPSPELYLRWFQLGAFLPLFRTHSALGAGRREPWEYGDEVLEHARTALGERQRLLPYFGTLGQLARLTGAPYVRPVWWSAPRDRALRDCEDAFLLGDALLVAPALAAGVTRRPVRLPRGRWYDTATGRAYDGPRQVWVEAPLSRIPVLARAGAVLPVTGADGGTELEVWAPVAGRGGSGLVVPDAGDGWQRPTAERFTSRREGDRVIVERRDGGAVGYPVRVRGLAGGVGA; encoded by the coding sequence ATGGACGGGCGGGATCTGCTGGGGCGGTCGGTACGGATGATCAAGGCGGTCGGGCCGGCGCAGGGGCTGCGGTCCGTGCGTACGGCGTGGCGGGCGCGGCGGGCGGATGCGCTGGCGCTGCCGCGGCACAGCGCCGAGCGGGCGCGGGTGCCGGGGGCGGCGCGCGGTGCGGAGCCCCAGCCGGGCGGCGGGCTGATCCACTTCGAGCGGTCGTCGCTGCGGGTGCGGGTGGCCTCGGGCGGTGCGGTGTTCTGCGGCTGGGAGGGTGCCGGGCCGGAGCCGTCGTACGCGCTGGCCGGGGCGTGCCCGGAGGTGGACGCGCGGGCGGTGCTGGAGCCCGATACCGAGGGCGGCTGGCGGGTGGTCTCCGAGCGGGTGCTGGTGGTGGTGTCCCGGCACGGTGCGGTGGAGGTGCGGACGCCCGGCGGGGCGGTGCTGCGGCGGGAGTTGCCGCCGCGCTGGTGGGACCGCACAGCCGTGGAAGGGGCGGACGGGCGGCCCGACGGCGGCGCCTCCCGCTGGGTGCAGCGGGCGCAGGTCGCCGCCGATGCCCGGTTCTTCGGGCTCGGCGGCCGGGCGCACGGGCCGCGGCTGCGGGACGGTGCGTACCGGCTGTGGAACACGGATCCGGGCGGCGCCTTCGCACCGGGGGACGATCCGCTGTCGCTGACGATGCCGGTGCAGCTGGTGGTGGCGGATGCCGGTACGCATCTGGTCTTCCACGACAACTCCTGGGACGGCCGGGTGACGCTGCGCGAGGGCGCGGAGGGTGCGGGCTCGGGGCATGACCGGCCGGGCACCTGTGAAGTGCGGATGGACGGCGGACCGCTGCGGTACTGGGTGCTGGCGGGTACCCCGGCCCGGGTGCTGCAGGGCTGGACGGCGCTGACCGGGGCGCCCGCGCTGCCGCCGCAGTGGGCGCTCGGATACCAGCACGCCCGCTGGGGCTTCGGCGGCCAGGCCGAGGTGCGCCGGGTGGTGGCGGGTTACCAGGAGCGCGGGCTTCCGCTGTCGGCCGTCCATTTGGACATCGACCACTACGACCGGCACCGGGTCTTCACCGTCGACCGGCAGCGCTATCCGGATCTGCCCGGTCTGGCGCGGGAGTTGCGGGCCGACGGGGTGCGGCTGGTGTCGATCGTGGATCCGGCGGTGAAGGCGGAGCCGGGGGACACGGTGTACGAGGGCGGAGCGGCGGCGGATGCCTTCGTACGGGACGCGCGCGGGCGGGAGGTCCGCGGGGAGGCATGGCCGGGCGAGTCGGTGTACCCGGATTTCACCGATGCGCGGGCGCGCAAGTGGTGGGGGGCGCTGTACGCGGAACGGCTGGCGCAGGGCTTCGCGGGTGTGTGGCACGACATGAACGAGCCGGTCTCCTTTGCCGCGTTCGGGGAGCGGACGCTGCCGCGCTCGGCACGGCACGCTCTGGAGGGCCGGGGCGGCGATCACCGGGAGGCGCACAACATCTACGGCCTGGCCATGGCGCAGGCCGGCTTCGAGGGGCTGTGCGAACTGCGGCCTGCCGAGCGGCCGTTCCTCTTCTCCCGCTCGGGGTGGGCGGGACTGCAGCGCTACGGCGGGAGCTGGTCGGGCGATGTGGCGACGGGCTGGGCGGGGCTGCGGGCTTCGCTGTCGCTGGTGCTGGGGCTGGGGCTGTGCGGGGTCCCGTACAGCGGTCCCGATATCGGCGGGTTCTCCGGGGTGCCTTCCCCCGAGCTGTATCTGCGGTGGTTCCAGCTGGGGGCGTTCCTGCCGCTGTTCCGTACCCATTCGGCGCTCGGGGCGGGGCGGCGGGAGCCGTGGGAGTACGGGGACGAGGTGCTGGAGCACGCCCGTACGGCACTGGGCGAACGGCAGCGGCTGCTGCCGTACTTCGGGACGCTGGGCCAGTTGGCGCGGCTGACCGGTGCGCCGTACGTCCGGCCGGTGTGGTGGAGCGCGCCGCGGGACCGGGCGCTGCGGGACTGCGAGGACGCGTTTCTGCTGGGGGATGCGCTGCTGGTGGCGCCGGCACTGGCGGCGGGGGTGACCCGGCGTCCGGTGCGGCTGCCGCGTGGGCGGTGGTACGACACCGCGACCGGGCGGGCGTATGACGGTCCGCGTCAGGTGTGGGTGGAGGCGCCGCTGTCGCGGATTCCGGTGCTGGCGCGGGCCGGTGCGGTGTTGCCGGTGACCGGGGCGGACGGCGGGACGGAGCTGGAGGTGTGGGCGCCGGTGGCCGGGCGCGGGGGCAGCGGGCTGGTGGTGCCGGACGCCGGGGACGGCTGGCAGCGGCCGACGGCGGAGCGGTTCACCTCGCGGCGGGAGGGCGACCGGGTGATCGTGGAGCGGCGGGACGGAGGCGCGGTGGGGTATCCGGTGCGGGTGCGGGGGTTGGCGGGTGGGGTGGGGGCGTAG
- a CDS encoding M15 family metallopeptidase, translating into MPRLAAALRGLAAAAAALITVAAAPSGAAADTVPHRPAPSSRPANGPKAPEEFVALRDIDPTVIQEMRYFTPHDFMGVPVTGYRAPMCLLTRDAARALHRAQRSFLRRGYSLKVYDCYRPQRAVDHFVSWAKDLGDQRMKAEFYPRVDKSTLFRDGYIAEKSGHSRGSTLDLTLVRLPALPTRPYVPGEPLSSCYGPKAARFPDNSLDMGTGFDCFDTLAHTLDPRIKGEQRANRLLLKDGLERAGFVNYDKEWWHYTFTPETFPDTYFDFPVARGSLVRH; encoded by the coding sequence ATGCCGAGACTTGCTGCCGCGCTGCGCGGCCTTGCTGCCGCTGCCGCCGCGCTGATCACCGTGGCCGCTGCCCCTTCGGGTGCGGCGGCGGACACCGTCCCGCACCGCCCGGCGCCGTCGTCGCGGCCGGCCAACGGCCCCAAGGCGCCCGAGGAGTTCGTCGCGCTGCGGGACATTGACCCCACCGTCATCCAGGAGATGCGCTACTTCACCCCGCACGACTTCATGGGAGTGCCGGTGACCGGCTACCGGGCGCCGATGTGCCTGCTGACCCGGGACGCGGCACGGGCGTTGCACCGGGCGCAGCGCTCGTTCCTGCGCCGCGGATACTCCCTCAAGGTCTATGACTGCTACCGGCCGCAGCGCGCGGTGGACCACTTCGTGTCCTGGGCCAAGGACCTCGGCGACCAGCGGATGAAGGCCGAGTTCTATCCGCGGGTCGACAAGTCGACGCTGTTCCGGGACGGCTATATCGCGGAGAAGTCCGGGCACAGCAGGGGCAGCACCCTCGACCTCACGCTGGTGCGGCTGCCGGCCCTGCCCACCCGGCCGTATGTCCCCGGGGAGCCGCTGTCCTCGTGCTACGGCCCGAAGGCGGCCCGCTTCCCGGACAATTCGCTGGACATGGGCACCGGCTTCGACTGCTTCGACACGCTGGCGCACACCCTCGACCCACGGATCAAGGGCGAACAGCGGGCGAACCGGCTGCTGTTGAAGGACGGCCTGGAGCGCGCCGGCTTCGTCAACTACGACAAGGAGTGGTGGCACTACACCTTCACACCGGAGACGTTTCCGGACACCTACTTCGACTTCCCGGTCGCGCGGGGGTCGCTGGTGCGGCACTGA
- a CDS encoding ABC transporter permease encodes MHLTRTARIVLGCLTAAGLALIYLPLLLVLLNSVNADPSFAWPPRALTGEWWSRALHSAGARDALWTSLRAGLGATAVALALGSLAAFAVHRHRFFGRQTVSFLIVLPIALPGIVTGIALNAAFRTVLAPLGIGFGLFTVVVGHATFCVVIVFNNVAARLRRIAPSLAEASADLGARPWQTLRYVTFPALRPALFAGALLAFALSFDEVVVTTFTAGAGTKTLPVWIYENLARPHQAPVVDVLAALLIALSVIPVYAAQRLSSDTAGGRL; translated from the coding sequence ATGCACCTCACCCGCACCGCCCGGATCGTCCTCGGCTGCCTCACGGCCGCCGGTCTCGCCCTGATCTACCTCCCCCTGCTCCTGGTCCTGCTCAACTCCGTCAACGCCGACCCCTCGTTCGCCTGGCCGCCCCGCGCGCTGACCGGCGAATGGTGGAGCCGCGCCCTGCACAGCGCGGGTGCCCGCGACGCCCTGTGGACCTCGCTGCGGGCGGGCCTCGGCGCCACCGCCGTCGCCCTCGCCCTCGGCTCGCTCGCGGCCTTCGCCGTGCACCGCCACCGCTTCTTCGGACGGCAGACCGTCTCGTTCCTGATCGTGCTGCCGATCGCGCTGCCCGGCATCGTCACGGGCATCGCCCTCAACGCCGCCTTCCGCACCGTCCTTGCGCCGCTGGGCATCGGCTTCGGCCTCTTCACGGTCGTTGTCGGCCATGCCACCTTCTGCGTCGTCATCGTCTTCAACAACGTCGCCGCCCGGCTCCGCCGGATCGCCCCGTCCCTGGCCGAGGCCTCCGCCGACCTGGGCGCCCGCCCCTGGCAGACCCTGCGGTACGTCACCTTCCCGGCGCTGCGCCCGGCGCTGTTCGCCGGCGCGCTGCTGGCTTTCGCGCTCTCCTTCGACGAGGTCGTGGTGACCACCTTCACGGCGGGCGCGGGCACCAAGACGCTGCCGGTCTGGATCTACGAGAACCTGGCCCGCCCCCACCAGGCACCGGTCGTCGATGTGCTCGCCGCGCTGCTGATCGCCCTGTCGGTCATCCCGGTGTACGCCGCTCAGCGACTCTCCTCGGACACCGCCGGCGGCCGGCTTTGA
- a CDS encoding ABC transporter permease: MSATSHEPRARGRLAALLAPPLLWLVLAYLGSLAVLLLSAFWTTDPFTSDVVHTWTTDNFRDILTTPVYRTVALRTVGIAVAVTLLDALLALPMAFFMARVAAGRLRRALLVAVLTPLWAGYLVKAYAWRVMLGEHGIVNAALAPLGLHGPGYGTAAVVLVLAYLWLPYMILPVHTALERLPAHQLEASADLGAGTVRTLRSVVAPAVRPALLAGSVFTFSLSLGDYLTVQIVGGRTQLLGNVIASQVTLDLPLAAALSAVPVALVVCYLAAVRRAGALDSL, encoded by the coding sequence GTGTCCGCCACGAGCCATGAGCCCCGCGCCCGCGGCCGGCTCGCCGCGCTCCTCGCCCCGCCCCTGCTGTGGCTGGTCCTCGCCTACCTCGGCTCCCTCGCCGTCCTCCTGCTCTCCGCCTTCTGGACCACCGACCCCTTCACCTCGGATGTCGTCCACACCTGGACCACCGACAACTTCCGCGACATCCTCACCACTCCCGTCTACCGCACCGTCGCCCTGCGCACCGTCGGGATCGCCGTCGCCGTCACGCTCCTCGACGCCCTGCTCGCGCTGCCGATGGCCTTCTTCATGGCGCGGGTGGCGGCCGGCCGGCTGCGCCGCGCCCTGCTGGTGGCCGTGCTGACCCCGCTGTGGGCCGGCTATCTGGTCAAGGCGTACGCCTGGCGGGTGATGCTCGGCGAGCACGGCATCGTCAACGCCGCACTCGCCCCGCTGGGGCTGCACGGCCCCGGATACGGCACGGCCGCCGTCGTGCTCGTGCTCGCCTACCTCTGGCTGCCGTACATGATCCTGCCGGTCCACACCGCCCTGGAACGGCTGCCCGCCCACCAGCTGGAGGCTTCCGCCGACCTCGGTGCGGGCACCGTACGGACCCTGCGCTCCGTCGTGGCGCCCGCCGTCCGTCCCGCGCTCCTGGCGGGTTCCGTCTTCACCTTCTCGCTCTCCCTCGGCGACTACCTCACCGTGCAGATCGTCGGCGGCCGCACCCAGCTCCTGGGCAATGTCATCGCCTCCCAGGTCACCCTCGATCTGCCGCTCGCGGCGGCGCTCTCCGCGGTCCCGGTCGCCCTCGTCGTCTGCTACCTCGCCGCCGTCCGCCGGGCCGGCGCGCTCGACTCGCTCTGA
- a CDS encoding ABC transporter substrate-binding protein, with amino-acid sequence MRNANPWKAAVAAGVLLLAVACGSGSGGTDGGGAAEQKSVGKGEGRVDIIAWAGYAEDGSNDPKADWVHPFEKQTGCKVNTKTAGTSDEMVSLMKTGQYDTVSASGDATLRLIAAGDVAPVNTRLVPNYRDIFSGLKMRPFNSKGGKMYGIPHGRGANLLMYRTDKVSPAPDSWKAVFDGAAKYAGKVTAYDSPIYIADAALYLMKARPALGIKDPYALDRTQLDAAVALLKKQRQQIGEYWSDYQKEVTAFKGGDSVLGTTWQVIANTAAAEKAPVKAVLPKEGATGWSDTWMVSAKAAHPNCAYKWLNWIVSPKVNAQVAEYFGEAPANAKACKETADPRHCAVYHADDEAYYRRVHFWTTPVPQCLDGRKNVKCTDYAEWTRAWTEIKG; translated from the coding sequence ATGCGCAACGCGAATCCGTGGAAGGCCGCAGTGGCGGCCGGGGTCCTGCTGCTGGCCGTCGCCTGCGGCTCCGGCAGCGGTGGAACGGACGGCGGGGGAGCCGCCGAACAGAAGAGCGTCGGCAAGGGCGAGGGCCGGGTCGACATCATCGCCTGGGCCGGATACGCCGAGGACGGCTCCAACGACCCCAAGGCCGACTGGGTGCACCCCTTCGAGAAGCAGACCGGCTGCAAGGTCAACACCAAGACCGCCGGGACCTCGGACGAGATGGTCTCGCTGATGAAGACCGGCCAGTACGACACCGTCTCCGCCTCTGGTGACGCCACCCTGCGGCTGATCGCCGCCGGGGACGTGGCGCCCGTCAACACCCGTCTGGTGCCGAACTACCGCGACATCTTCAGCGGTCTGAAGATGCGCCCGTTCAACTCCAAGGGCGGGAAGATGTACGGCATCCCGCACGGCCGCGGCGCCAATCTGCTGATGTACCGCACCGACAAGGTCTCCCCGGCCCCCGACTCCTGGAAGGCCGTCTTCGACGGCGCGGCGAAGTACGCGGGCAAGGTCACCGCCTACGACTCGCCCATCTACATCGCCGACGCCGCCCTCTACCTGATGAAGGCCCGTCCTGCACTCGGCATCAAGGATCCGTACGCCCTGGACCGCACCCAACTCGACGCCGCGGTCGCCCTGTTGAAGAAGCAACGGCAGCAGATCGGCGAATACTGGAGCGACTACCAGAAGGAAGTCACCGCCTTCAAGGGCGGCGACAGCGTCCTCGGTACCACCTGGCAGGTCATCGCCAACACCGCCGCCGCGGAAAAGGCCCCCGTCAAGGCCGTCCTCCCCAAGGAGGGGGCCACCGGCTGGTCCGACACCTGGATGGTCTCCGCCAAGGCCGCCCACCCCAACTGCGCCTACAAGTGGCTCAACTGGATCGTCTCCCCGAAGGTGAACGCCCAGGTCGCCGAGTACTTCGGCGAGGCGCCCGCCAACGCCAAGGCCTGCAAGGAAACCGCCGACCCCCGTCACTGCGCCGTCTACCACGCCGATGACGAGGCCTACTACCGCCGCGTCCACTTCTGGACCACCCCCGTCCCGCAGTGCCTCGACGGCCGCAAGAACGTCAAGTGCACCGACTACGCGGAGTGGACCCGCGCCTGGACGGAGATCAAGGGCTGA